GTCTTTATAAGGAATACATGATTATTGCAACAATGAGATTGCGATTTTTGGCATCTGAACGCCGTCGTCCAGATCAATTTACTGTAAGTTGGACTCATTTTCATCGAGTTGCACCCTTTTCTGCTTCAATTCCTTTCATAGGTAAAAACATATATAGTAATGAAGTTAGAATGCTTTGGAGTTTAGTAGTTTGGAAAAGCAGATTAAGTGAAACTCTAAGCTGGATCCTTTTTCGTACTTGTGACAATGATGAGAACAGTTAGACTAGTAACCTTGTGAAACTATCCATTTTAGATGTCTGTCTTCTATGTTGTATATGATTTTTTTGACTTTCCAATAGAGTTTTGGGCCGCGGCTTTCATTTCTCATCTgtatattagtattagtatgttttattttctgttataGTAAGAACCGAACGGATAGCTTCTGCTAATTTCCAGATGTCCTTGAGCAAACTGAATGTTATTTCATAGTAACcccttcttttttcttttttttccccACAGGTCTTGGTGAGGAATGTTCCCCCAGATATGGATGAATCAGTCAGTGAGCacattgaacattttttttgcGTCAACCATCCTGATCACTATCTGATGCATCATGTATGTTGCTTAGTTACAACTACAAATAGTGTGCCAAATATGAAACCTgtatttagttgtttttttgttggGAATTATACACCCCTTTTAATGTGTTTTCGATTGGTCCAACATGTCTATATCCTAgaaggagaaaaactaacatcCCTCGcaatttcttcttcaattttaaCAATCTTACGGTCTCCCAAAACACTAgtatttataacttaaaaattTGATACAACATTACTATTATCTTAGTCTCCTATAACAATTAcaaatatcaaacaaatattgTCAATAACAATGCAAAAATAGGAAACCAGCAATAAATATTTAGGTAAAAATTTGGGACAAACCTAACTTTGGATGCATTGGTCTTCATCTAGGAATTAAGATCTGTAATTTACTGAGATTTTCTTTTACGAATCAAAGACTTTCTGCAATGAATCTTGAACTAGCATTCTTTTTGTGATTTCCGGTGGTCTAACATGTGATTAATTTCTTCTGAATTACTGATAGGTTGTTTATAATGCAAACACACTTGCATCAATAGTTGCAAAGAAGACGAACTTGAAAAACTGGTATGTTTACTATCATAACAAATATGAAAGAGACCCTTCAAAGAGACCAACTACTCGGGTAGCTCTCTCTTCATGATTTACTATTAATCAACTTTTCGTAATTTGAGCGAAAGAGACTCTCTTTTTAGCTTTTACTTTATTGTGagattaatcttttttttttaagcatgtGAGATTAATCATATGGTGATATCAATTGATATTGTTTTATGTTTCACAATTTGATTTCttactatatatatagacaGGTATGATGGGTCTCTTGGGGGCTAAAGTTGATGCCATTGATTACTATACTGGATTGATTGATAAGTTGAGCGAAGAAGTAAGTACTTGATTAAAGGGTACACTGTTTATTTCAGTGCCACTTTTGTTAGTATTTTTTGTATAGATTTTATTATCTATTCATTTACACAACCCTATAACTATTGGCTATATTTAGACAGCTATTGATGAGTGGAATgaagtaaaatatataataaatttaaaactacCATATCATTTTCGAATCATTTTACGATCAAATGGGGTAATGTTTCCATTCTATTATTTGGCTAGTCTATTAACTCATTATAATCTAAGGAGTGGCGGCTACTTGAACTTTTAGTTGTCACTATATGATTGTTGATAATGTGAGGCTACAAGTTGGAAAGAAGTGGAGAAGAATAAAAGGACAGTCATTCATGATATCAATCAGTCAGTTAGAACTTAGAACAGATTAGATACATATGGTTAAATTTTCGCATTTGCTTTTACTTAAAATCTCTTCATATGTTACAAACGATCAATTTCATAGTGCTCATTTCAACCAGGAAGctaaagaaagagaaaatgttaTGAACGATCCCAATGCTATTATGCCTGCAGCATTTGTTTCATTCAGAACCCGATGGGGGGCGGCTGTGTGCGCTCAAACTCAACAAACTAGTGATCCTACCGTTTGGCTGACAGAATGGGCTCCCGAGCCTAGGGATATCTTTTGGGAGAATCTTGCAATTCCATATTTTGACCTGAATCTTAGAAGATTAATCACCACTGTCTCTATGTTTTTCCTTACTTTCTTCTTTATGATACCTATAGCCTTTGTCCAATCTCTAGCTAACATTGAGGCAATCGAGAAGGTCTTTCCTTTCTTGAAATCAATAATTGAAAAGTAAGTGCTTTCAATCTTATAGTACAAGTTAATTAGCATACTAATTGTGTACTCTTAGTTACTAATTAATCTCTCCTTGACTCTTAAATGCTTATCATatgaacaatttggaaaatatGCACAACATCTTTATGTTATTCTGTAAAGTAATTAAGTTACTCATTGCAGAGAATCTGTGAAGTCTGTTATTCAAGGATTTCTGCCAGGACTAGCACTAAAGATATTTCTCATAATGCTTCCAAAATTGATCTGGGCAATGTCCAAAATGGAAGGTTACACATCGTTTTCCAGCTTGGAACGGAGATCAGcttcaaaatattatttatttgttctcGTCAATGTGTTCCTTGGGAGCATTGTAACTGGAACGGCATTTCAGCAACTCGAGCTGCTCATTAACCAGCCCTCTTCAGAGTAGGCTCCGAGCTTGACGAGTTTACACAGCTTTCATTTGGGCACTCAGGTTTACAACAACTGTCATGATGTTTCTATTAATAATTTTGCAGGTTCACAAAAACTGTTGGCAGCACAATTCCCATGAAAGCCACATTCTTCATTACATACATAATGATAGATGGGTGGGCTGGAATAGCTGGAGAAATCATCAGGATAGCTTCGTTAATCACGTTCCAcataaaaaacacatttttagtGAAAACAGATCAAGACCGAGAGAATGCTATGGATCCTGGTAGCTTGGATTTTGCTACATCTGAACCTCGAATCCAGTTATATTTCATGCTGGGGCATGTCTATGCTCCAGTCACACCTTTACTTCTTCCCTTCATCGTAGTCTTCTTTGCTTTTTCCTACATGGTCTATCGGCACCAAGTGAGTTCTGTTAGAGTTTACCTTTTTCTTGTTTAGATATGCATTTATTATACGTATACGATTGAATcgaattttagtttattgttTTATTGCTTTACGTATTGTATTACTATTACAATATTACATCACTTTTTCTGCATAAACATAGTGACTTATTAAGTAAATAAATTTCATCATTCTGTTTCTGATTATGTTTAATTAGAGGTTCTTTTTCTTGTCACAAGATTATCAATGTATATAACCAGCAATACGAGAGTGGAGCAACTTTTTGGCCCGATGTCCACCGTAGAGTAATCATCGGCTTGATTATATCTCAAATTCTTCTGATGGGATTGCTTAGTACAAGAGGCGCAAATAAGTCGACACTATTGCTTATTGCACAACCCGTCTTGACAATCTGGTTCCACAGATATTGCAAAGGGCGCTTCGAATCTGCATTCGTAAAATTCCCTCTAGAGGTTGGTTAAGCAATTACCatttacatatattaaatattgtgTATTAAGTTAACTTGAAACGAAAAGCAAGATTTTAAATCGTAGTTGTGATTTTTGATATCAAGAAGAAACCAGTTGATGTCATGCAGCCTTAATCACTGTTTTATTGTGGTCACAGGGACATAAAAAATTCACGGCCAAATCACATAGGCGATTGCGATTAAACATTTGTTTCCACAATAATgaaatgatttttaaatttcaagTAGATGAATTTACATGAATCAGATATTAACGGTAGTCTAATACTTAACGCCATTAGCATGACATATGAGATTCGATTGATGACAGGATGCAATGGTGAAGGATACACTTGAACGGGCTGTTGAACCAACCTTGAACCTGAGACTTTATCTTCAGGATGCATATGTACACCCAGTTTTTAAAGGTGGCAACTTCGGAAAAGCTGCAATcattgatgatgaagaagagaaTCCTCTTATTCAAACAAAGAGAGCTTGTCGGAGTAGCAAGCCAGAATCTGATAATGAAGGTGCTAGTACAGGCAGTTGCTAAGGTACAGTTGCCATTTGAGATTCCAAGAAATGACCATGGAGTGAGTAATTATAAGATGCAGCAAGCACCATGCCTACAACTAATTGCATCATTCATACGAAAAATGTTCTTGTATATATACATCTGTAtgtatttgttttcttttttttgacagcaatgtattattttttccttttgttgatgttgtaattaatatagaaaataatgTATTCAGTGTATATAAACAgtgaaaaatatgtatatttGATTCACCAATATAGCATAATCAACTTCTTTATGACAATAattctgaagaaaaaaaaaaggtttaggagtttttatttttaaactaaggTATTCTCGCACACAATTGCGAGAAAACTACTCCCTAACCATCGGCCAAATGGTTAATAGTTATAAAATTCTCTGCATCCATGCATTTAGAACACTGGTGACCGTTTGATCAAGAATAAAGGGTTCAAAttcaaactctattttaaattataaaattaaaatatacattttCTTAGACTATTCAATCTCAATCAAATGGTCACAGATGTCCCAAATGTGTGATTCGGGATCGTTGAATGCAgaaattagacaacttttccctattgaaaataagaaatggtACTCTAACAAGTTGCTTTCAAAATTAATGCAACAAAGAGATGTTTGtcatttgagaaaataattccaattgaaaatcatttttgatAGGCCTTAGCCAACGGTGAGGAGCAAGAGTTGAGAGAGAAACAAAGAAATGTCATTttccaaaacaaaacataaaaagagTGAATCAACATATTAAACTCAGCTAATTAATTAGCTCCTCCTAAAACAAATCGTTTAAGAGAATCTGAGttcaatttttaatgaaaataattcTTAACCTAACTTTACTTACCTGACaaccgaactctgaattatcagAGTATTTTTTTTCGAGAACCAAAgggttaaaaaaaacataaaaaatatgccCCTCCCTAAACCCCAAACAATAACACAAACGTAAGATGTATGTATTGTATTATGCGGTCCTATAATTAGATACCAACACAATCCACACCCACACCCACACCCACAACACCATCTTTTATCAtcccattcattcattcattcattcatttaatttCACTTCAATCACTTGAATTCACACACTCTAATCACCAACCTCAATTTTACTCAAATGGCAAATCTTTTGCCATCAATTTCATTCTCAGCGACTCCACTCAATCAGCATAAATACAGAACTAAATGCTCCTTttttcacatccacaggaagcATCAGCAAGATCTCGTTATAcccttttctcagaatttcacTTCAAAAATGTGTGCTACATCAAAGTTGTCTATAGAAGAAACTGAGCAGAAAGTGATTCCTTTTACACAATCAGAAGACATCAAAACATCATTGTCTTATTTGTTTAGAACAGAAATAGATGAAGGTTTGGTTAAAGTTtatgttaaaaagaaaaaagttagttattttgtttatattgagGTTTCTTCTTTGGAGTTATTAAGGAATGTTGAAGGGGAAACATTGGTGTTGTGTTGGGGTGTGTATAGTGATGATTCATCAAGTGTTGATGATGTAAAAGGGATGAATTTGAGTTCATTGGTGAAGAATTCTGTTGGAAAATTTTCAGTTGAATTGGAATTTGATGTTGA
This genomic interval from Trifolium pratense cultivar HEN17-A07 linkage group LG6, ARS_RC_1.1, whole genome shotgun sequence contains the following:
- the LOC123890621 gene encoding CSC1-like protein At4g02900; amino-acid sequence: MATLKDIGISAAINLSSAFMFLLAFAVLRLQPFNDRVYFPKWYLKGIRGSPTNSRSAVKKFVNLDTGTYIRFLNWMPAALHMPEPELIDHAGLDSTVFIRIYFLGVKIFAPITLLAFMVLVPINWTGKTLEAPAAKDLTFSDIDKLSISNVPLGSKRFWAHIGMSYVFSAWTCYSLYKEYMIIATMRLRFLASERRRPDQFTVLVRNVPPDMDESVSEHIEHFFCVNHPDHYLMHHVVYNANTLASIVAKKTNLKNWYVYYHNKYERDPSKRPTTRTGMMGLLGAKVDAIDYYTGLIDKLSEEEAKERENVMNDPNAIMPAAFVSFRTRWGAAVCAQTQQTSDPTVWLTEWAPEPRDIFWENLAIPYFDLNLRRLITTVSMFFLTFFFMIPIAFVQSLANIEAIEKVFPFLKSIIEKESVKSVIQGFLPGLALKIFLIMLPKLIWAMSKMEGYTSFSSLERRSASKYYLFVLVNVFLGSIVTGTAFQQLELLINQPSSEFTKTVGSTIPMKATFFITYIMIDGWAGIAGEIIRIASLITFHIKNTFLVKTDQDRENAMDPGSLDFATSEPRIQLYFMLGHVYAPVTPLLLPFIVVFFAFSYMVYRHQIINVYNQQYESGATFWPDVHRRVIIGLIISQILLMGLLSTRGANKSTLLLIAQPVLTIWFHRYCKGRFESAFVKFPLEDAMVKDTLERAVEPTLNLRLYLQDAYVHPVFKGGNFGKAAIIDDEEENPLIQTKRACRSSKPESDNEGASTGSC